A region from the Lutra lutra chromosome 1, mLutLut1.2, whole genome shotgun sequence genome encodes:
- the UTS2B gene encoding urotensin-2B, translated as MVSRSFQPLSTTLCFGLLTLLTVMSFLELVHGQPYLTQGNELFPDKEDTNHKELLLALLNKHFDFQRPFNIELEKLKEQFTEAKDVEISYAIDGPSSSHPSKRACFWKYCV; from the exons ATGGTTTCGAG GTCCTTTCAACCACTTTCAACCACTCTTTGCTTTGGACTCCTAACTTTGTTAACTGTAATGAGTTTTTTGGAATTGGTGCATGGACAGCCATATCTTACCCAAG GAAATGAACTGTTTCCagataaagaagacacaaatcatAAGGAACTACTGCTGGCTCTactgaataaacattttgatTTCCAAAGACCTTTTAACATTG aattGGAAAAGCTAAAAGAGCAGTTCACGGAGGCAAAAGATGTTGAGATATCCTATGCTATAGATGGTCCATCTTCTTCCCATCCAAGCAAGCGag